One part of the Anopheles coustani chromosome 2, idAnoCousDA_361_x.2, whole genome shotgun sequence genome encodes these proteins:
- the LOC131264992 gene encoding double-stranded RNA-specific editase B2-like yields MEQEQQQSGSPNNREKKEEMSVPLFPVQQQSEQELSKFNIPIKQEDTDMANVPQDITSSEATFSKFRKHLLKKPGTSAERKKNEKERKARQMRRLRKWLIPKNAIVALHELQGPGMTEFVINTVGHLTKAEIVINNVKYEAVGSSKNQAKAKASEKALRDLAISQMNRLKQQQEAKAASKAVPPIAPPAPTMSETEPDGESSLHDSEMDVDDSGETDDLPMEHLAAFALHKLFSEWENEGFEVPTLKPQKPKLVAPPVETGIVGQPSMPKVTKTVADLPADAATRHPTELFAYMRPQVAYQDLGSNDDPLNREFTASISVEGKEFIGRGRSKKLARKAAAIDACKTLFGVEFDSSVLQA; encoded by the coding sequence AGAGGAAATGTCAGTGCCACTGTTTCCGGTGCAGCAGCAATCAGAACAAGAGCTGTCGAAGTTTAATATTCCTATAAAACAGGAAGATACCGATATGGCGAACGTGCCACAGGACATCACGAGCAGCGAAGCTACATTTTCCAAGTTTAGGAAGCACTTGTTGAAAAAGCCAGGCACATCGGCggaacgcaaaaaaaacgaaaaggagcGCAAGGCGCGCCAAATGCGCCGTCTACGCAAATGGCTTATCCCTAAGAACGCAATTGTCGCTCTGCATGAGCTGCAGGGACCAGGCATGACGGAGTTCGTGATCAACACTGTCGGTCACCTAACGAAGGCGGAAATAGTCATAAACAATGTAAAGTACGAGGCGGTGGGATCCAGCAAGAATCAAGCGAAGGCAAAAGCATCCGAGAAGGCTCTGCGCGATCTAGCGATATCGCAGATGAACCGCctgaagcagcagcaggaggcgAAGGCGGCGAGCAAAGCAGTGCCGCCCATTGCCCCGCCTGCTCCAACGATGAGTGAAACCGAACCTGACGGCGAATCGAGCTTGCATGACTCGGAAATGGACGTCGACGATAGTGGCGAAACGGACGACTTACCCATGGAGCATTTGGCCGCGTTCGCGCTGCACAAATTGTTCTCCGAATGGGAAAACGAAGGGTTCGAGGTGCCGACACTAAAGCCACAGAAACCCAAACTGGTGGCGCCACCGGTTGAGACGGGCATAGTTGGCCAACCGTCAATGCCCAAGGTTACAAAAACGGTAGCTGATTTACCGGCTGATGCCGCCACCCGTCATCCTACTGAACTGTTTGCATATATGCGCCCGCAGGTCGCATACCAGGATCTCGGATCGAACGACGATCCACTGAACCGAGAGTTTACCGCTAGCATTTCTGTCGAAGGAAAGGAGTTCATCGGTCGGGGTCGCTCAAAAAAGCTTGCCCGAAAAGCAGCCGCTATCGATGCTTGCAAAACACTGTTTGGTGTCGAGTTCGATAGTAGTGTTCTACAAGCGTAA